A genomic segment from Coccinella septempunctata chromosome 3, icCocSept1.1, whole genome shotgun sequence encodes:
- the LOC123310249 gene encoding uncharacterized protein LOC123310249, with amino-acid sequence MRVHFIAKELQGTTNRTYREILTTTWNEINPSKLSYPNLLSNRVRWILQEEKFSSVELEEIKRSTRPFAPPPKNETRNSEELPPEPQIPIRPQVGKTERMFHKNKLMYTKVPPELRPKIPRLQGSRRIIESVEKVNAIIKSEIKYNSTLEDVLDYVYAGAITVCEENDIRINHTQPKPAENRTPPWKIRLEGKITNIRKKIGKIHTYLNTSSPTRKMAKKIAQIASEHHIRNTNEQFKEQLTVVHDILKQKAKALGNRIKRYNERVTRYKNNQLYYKNQKQFYRQLEGIKKTEEEFPTPESMHKTWEKIWSSSGEHNDEASWIREAEAESDKYNMEQINITENDIKTALKKTNNWSAPGPDAVHNYWWKYFDSTHKRLAEIFQRALTDPTCIPETCTLGISHMIPKGAKNGDPTNYRPITCLPVIYKILTGIVTQKIWDHVAKNSILAREQNGCRRDVKGCKELLIIDSLITKQAKKKLRSLSMAWIDYKKAFDSIPHSWLLKTLELYGVSEAVVNLLKHLMGTWRTKLHVNTNEGDYTTAEIKIKRGLFQGDKLSTLWFCLAINHLSILLNKSRYGYIVEKRNNIKINHQLYIDDLKLYAANEDQLLRQLKIVAYFTETIKMEMGLDKCAVLHMKRGKLISGEAMTLCEEDNNITALNLASRNLPAEPPNISELSEIWHGKALHGRYPNALKRNRIDKERSVKYLKAGYLFPETEGRQMSEVFTGGGDDTARHVVLPNPCS; translated from the exons ATGCGTGTTCACTTCATAGCAAAAGAGCTTCAAGGAACAACAAATAGAACGTACCGGGAAATACTAACCACCACTTGGAATGAAATAAATCCAAGTAAGCTATCATACCCGAATTTGCTATCGAACAGAGTAAGATGGATTCTTCAAGAGGAGAAGTTCTCGAGTGTCGAGCTCGAAGAAATTAAGAGAAGTACAAGACCTTTTGCTCCACCACCCAAAAATGAGACCAGAAACTCAGAGGAATTACCACCAGAGCCTCAAATTCCAATAAGACCTCAAGTGGGAAAGACAGAGCGAATGTTCCATAAAAATAAGTTGATGTACACAAAGGTCCCACCCGAACTTAGACCAAAAATTCCGAGACTGCAAGGATCACGTAGAATCATTGAGAGCGTAGAGAAAGTAAATGcgatcataaaatctgaaataAAGTACAACTCAACCCTCGAAGATGTCCTAGACTATGTGTACGCCGGTGCGATAACTGTATGCGAGGAGAACGACATCAGGATAAATCACACACAGCCAAAGCCAGCAGAAAATAGAACACCACCGTGGAAGATCCGACTGGAAGGAAAAATAACGAACATTAGAAAAAAGATAGGAAAAATACATACTTACCTCAATACCAGTTCGCCAACCAGGAAAATGGCCAAAAAGATCGCACAAATTGCATCGGAGCACCACATCAGGAACACCAATGAACAGTTCAAGGAGCAACTCACTGTAGTACATGACATCCTAAAACAAAAAGCCAAAGCGCTAGGAAACCGAATAAAAAGATACAATGAGAGAGTCACCCGCTATAAAAACAATCAGTTGTACTATAAAAATCAGAAACAATTCTACAGGCAACTTGAAGGAATAAAGAAAACCGAGGAAGAATTTCCGACACCCGAAAGCATGCACAAAACGTGGGAAAAAATCTGGAGCAGCAGCGGAGAACACAATGATGAAGCTTCCTGGATACGGGAAGCAGAGGCAGAATCAGACAAATACAACATGGAACAGATAAACATCACAGAAAACGATATAAAAACCGCACtaaagaaaaccaacaactggtCTGCACCGGGACCTGATGCGGTTCACAATTACTGGTGGAAGTATTTTGACTCTACTCACAAAAGACtagctgaaatattccagagAGCACTAACAGACCCAACATGTATACCAGAAACCTGCACACTCGGAATAAGCCATATGATCCCCAAGGGAGCTAAGAACGGAGACCCCACCAACTACAGGCCAATCACATGCCTGCCGGTAATCTATAAAATACTGACAGGAATAGTGACACAAAAGATCTGGGACCATGTGGCTAAGAACAGCATATTGGCCCGGGAACAAAACGGATGTCGGAGGGATGTGAAAGGATGCAAAGAGTTGCTGATCATTGACTCCCTAATAACAAAACAGGCAAAGAAAAAATTGCGGAGCCTTTCCATGGCATGGATTGACTACAAGAAAGCCTTCGACTCAATACCACACTCTTGGCTACTAAAGACATTGGAGCTATATGGAGTGTCGGAGGCTGTGGTCAATCTGCTGAAACACCTCATGGGAACATGGAGGACAAAATTACACGTTAACACCAACGAGGGCGACTACACGACAGCCGAAATCAAAATCAAAAGAGGACTCTTCCAGGGCGACAAATTGAGCACTCTATGGTTCTGTCTAGCGATAAACCACCTCAGCATATTATTAAATAAGTCAAGATATGGATATATAGTAGAAAAGAGAAATAACATCAAGATCAACCACCAACTGTATATCGACGACCTGAAACTGTACGCAGCAAATGAAGATCAACTGCTGAGACAGCTCAAGATTGTCGCATACTTCACTGAAACCATAAAAATGGAAATGGGCCTGGACAAATGTGCGGTGCTGCACATGAAAAGGGGGAAACTGATAAGTGGAGAAGCGAT GACACTATGCGAAGAGGATAACAACATCACGGCATTAAATCTGGCCTCAAGAAATCTCCCAGCGGAACCCCCTAACATCAGCGAGTTGTCCGAGATCTGGCATGGAAAAGCACTCCACGGAAGATACCCCAATGCCCTAAAAAGAAACAGAATTGACAAAGAAAGATCTGTGAAGTACCTCAAAGCAGGTTACCTGTTCCCGGAGACAGAAGGCAG ACAAATGTCGGAAGTGTTCACAGGCGGCGGAGACGATACAGCACGTCACGTCGTCCTGCCCAATCCTTGCTCCTAG